The sequence GAATCTGTTCCAGAAAAACCATTCTAAAAATCTTTAGGGGCTTTTGTGCCCCTTTTAAAAGAGATGAAATACAGAAAAAAAGGTATTAAAAAGGAACATCATATTATTGAAGACGGGGAAGAACTACTTGAGGATTTAGTAAAAAAGGGGTTGGTGAAGTCTATCATTCCAGGTCGAATAAAAACCACTCCAAAAGGCCAGCCGGGAAATCCTCGTCTTACATTCCAGTATGAAACCAATTCAGGTGCAAAACTCCTTTTGAAAAAAGGTTCAACAGTTCAAGAGGTTTTTGTGATTACAGATAACGTTCAGGCTTTGAAAGAATATATAGCTGAAAAATATAAAAATAGATAGTTTGGGAGGGACAGCCATGAATAATAGTGAAAAAGCCTTTAAAGAATGGCTGGATTCAAAAGGTTATCCTTATATATTTGTGGATCAATCTATTAACACTTTTGCTAGTTTTTTTAGAGGTATAACTAAAAGACCTGATTTTTTGGTTATTGTCAAAAATTTTGGGATTATTGCAGTTGATGTAAAAGAAAGAAAAATTAATCCGGATAAAGGTTATACGGATTTTATATTAGATGAAAAAGATGAGGTTTCTAAATATATAGAGTTTGAAAGAATTACAAGAATTCCAGTTTGGTTTGCTTTTTGTAAGCCAGAAGAAAGATATGAAACTTGGTATTGGATTCCCTTATCAAAAGTTCTTGAATGTGAAAAAAAGGTAAGTAGTCGTTCAAAAGAGGAGTTTAGAAGTATAAATGTTTCTGATTGTATTGTTATTCAACAAAACAGAAATGATGGATTGTCTAGACTGATGGAGTAATAAAATATAATTACTTACTTTGCTAATTAACTTTTAGAAAATTTTTTTATAGATTTGTTTTTCCCCGCGTTAAAGTATTATATTATTAACGAAAATTTAAGGATATAAAAAACTAACTGGTAAAGATATTGGCTAAAAATCCTTTAGAGTATAAGGAAGACTTTCAGACAAATCAAGAAAGAATATTTTATCTTTTTACTATTGTAGGTGTTTTCTCTACAGTAACTTTTGCCATAATAAATATATATTTTGGAAATATAACAATAGGTATTATAGAAATTGTTTTATCTTCTCTTGCAGTTTTAAACGCCATTTATTTCAAAAAAACAAAAAATTTTGAAATAGCAGCGACAAATATTTTAATTTTAGTTTTTTTAGTTTTAATGGCATTAATAAAAACCGGTGGATTTAAAAATCATGGTATTTTTTGGATATATACCTTTCCTCTTTTAACATTTTTTTTGAAAAATAAAAAGATTGCTTTACTGTGGAATTTAATTTTCATTTTTTCTGTCTTTATTCTTTTGCTTTTATCAATAAAGGGTTTTACCAAAATTGCCTATGACTTTTACACTATTTTTGAAGCAATGAGTGCATATTTAGCGGTAACTTTTTTAGCCTATTTTTATGCTGATACACTAAGAAAATTAATGGAAAAGTTGATTGATAAAGCAATTTATGACCCTTTAACAGGACTTTTCAACAGAGAATTTGTTATCCAATATTTGAAAAAGGAAATAGAAAAAATAAAAAGAGGACAAGAGAACTCTTTGTGTGTAATTTATATTGATCTTGATAATTTTAAACAGATAAATGATAAATATGGCCATGTAGTTGGAGATGATGTATTAAAAGGTATTGCAAAAATATTTTTAAAAAATTTTAGAAAATCAGACGTAATAGGAAGAATAGGTGGAGATGAATTTTTAATAGTTATAACTTCATGTAAAAAAGATTTTATAGAAGATAGATTAAAACTGCTTAGAAAAACTGTAGAAAATCAATTTAAAGAATATAATCTTTCTTTCAGCTATGGAATTATTCTGATCCCGGATGATACTCTTAATTCTGAAGATGCTATCAGATTGGCAGACCAAAGAATGTATAAAAACAAAATGAGAACATCTTAATTTTATTCTAATTTCCATAGCCTATTTCGCCATAAGGTATAATTTATTAAAAAACACTGAAGGAGATATTATGAACTCAATTCCCCATATAATTCCTGAAAATCAAACTATTTATAAAATTCTCATACCTGACCCATTTCAAGAGCCTATTATTGTCAAAAATGAAGATGAGTTTAAAGATTTAATCACAAAATTAAAAAAAGAAGGAAAAAATGAAATAGCCCGCCAGCTTACAGAAAAATGGGTAAATCTTCACAAAGAAACTTTCAAAATCAATCACAAGGGAAAATTTTTAAATCTCGGACATAAAACAGCAATTATGGGAATTTTAAATATAACTCCAGATTCTTTTTCAGACGGAGGAGTCTTTTACAAAAATATAGATAAAGCTGTTGAGCATGTATCCCAGATGCTTGAAAATGGAGCAGACATAATAGATATTGGCGGAGAATCTACAAGACCCGGTGCAACCCCTGTTCCTGTTGAAGAGGAAATGGAAAGGGTAATTCCTGTCATAAAAGCCATAAGAAAAGAGCTTGGGGATAACTTTTTAATCTCAATAGATACCTATAAAGCAGAAGTTGCAAAGGCTGCAATTAATGAGGGAGCAGATATAGTAAATGATATTAGCGGCATGACATTTGACCCTAAAATGGCAGAAACTGTAGCACAACTTGACTGTCCTGTGGTTATAAATCATACCCGTGGAAGACCAACAGAGATGCAAAAGGATGTATACTACGACGATGTTGTCCTTGAAATAATAGAATTTCTTGAAAATCAGATAAACTATGGAATATCAAAGGGTATAAGAAAAGACAGATTTATAATAGACCCGGGAATAGGTTTTGGAAAGTTAGTAGAACATAATATTGAAATCATCAAAAGATTATCTGAGTTCAAAGTCTTAGGTCTGCCAATTTTAATAGGCATTTCCCGAAAATCATTTATTGGAGTAATTTTGAAAAACCTTATGGGAAAAGATGATGTTCCGCCGAAAGATAGAATAAACGGTTCTTTAGGGGCTACAGCTTATGCTGTTTTAAATGGAGCTCATATAGTTAGAACCCATGATATAAAGGAAACAGCAGAATTTTTAACAATTATAGATACAATTAGAGGTTATAGGCTTGTTTGATAGTATCCAGTGGCTTATTGGGATAATCAAGTCAATACGAATCAATGACATAATAGATATCCTTATTGTTGCCACAATTATTTATTACCTTTTGAAATTTATTATTGGAACAAGAGGCTGGCAGATACTTATAGGCTTATTTATCCTTCTATCTATATGGCTTGTTGCAAAAATACTTCATCTTCCAACAATTGAATGGATTTTTGATAATCTGTGGAGTATTGGAATATTTATTCTTATAGTTGTTTTTCAGCCGGAAATAAGAAGAGGACTTGCAAAATTAGGAGAAAGGGGACTTTTCAGATATTCACTTATTTCCAAGAAAAAAGCCATTGATGAAATCATAAGAGCAGCAACATTCCTTGCTGAAAGAAAAATTGGAGCATTGATTGTTTTCGAAAGAAATATTGACCTTGAAAACTATACAGAAGGCTGTGTTAAATTGAATGCAGAGATTTCCCTTGAACTGCTTATTTCTATTTTTATACCCCAAACACCTCTCCATGATGGAGCAGTGATTATAAGAGACCAGGAAGTAGTTTCTGCAAGATGTTTTTTACCTCTTACAATAAATCCAAATATCCCCAAAAACATAGGAACAAGGCACAGAGCAGGAATAGGAATATCAGAAGAAACCGATGCAGTTGCTTTAATTGTTTCAGAGGAAAGAGGGGAAATATCTCTTGCTGTTGATGGAAAACTATTCAGGGATTTAGACCCTCTGACCCTCAGAAAAAAACTTATAGAAGTTCTTGAAATAGAAAAACCTGATTTCATCGGAAAACTAAAGAATAAATTGTTTGGGAAAAAGAAATGGAAAAAATAAAAGAAATTATTTTAAATAATATACATCTGAAAATCTTATCCCTGCTTGTTGCTTTTCTCCTTTGGCTTAATATAACCAGCACCCAAAAAACACAGATTGAATTTATGACCGAAATAAAAGTGAAAAATCCACCTAAACATCTAATAATCCAGAGAATAGAACCATCAAAGGTGTCCATACAAATAGAAGGTATCCGTTCAAAATTAAATCAGGTCAATATATCACATATTGAGGCTTATATTGATGGAAGGAAATTAAAAAAGGGCAAAAATATAGTTAAAGTTCAGGTTTCCCCTCTCTTCACAGATAGTTTCACGGTAATATCCATCAAACCTGAGAAAGTATATGTCTATACAACCTCAAAATGATAAAATATTTTTTTGTGTAAAAACTCAGGAGGTTATCAATGTTAAAGCTAAATATAAATAGATTTGGTGAGTATGAATTTGAAGATGGTATCACCATAAAAGAAATTATACAAGCTCTTGAAGGAGAAGGTAAAAAAATAAAAGGGGCTATAGGCGGTGTTTTAAACGGAAAAATAATAGACGTTCACACACCTATAAGAGAAAGTGGAGAACTTAGATTTATTACCAAAAAAGACCCTGAAAGTCTGGAACTTCTTAGACACTCCCTTGCTCATATAATGGCACAGGCTTTAAAAGAGCTTTATGGAGATGAAAATGTTCATCTCGGTATTGGTCCGACAACAGAGCACGGTTTTTATTACGATGTGGAAGTAGAAGGAAAAAGGCTTACAGAAGAAGACCTGCCGGTTATCGAAGAAAAGATGAGAGAAATTATAAACAGAAATTGCCCTGTTGAAAGAAAAGAGATACCAAGGGACGAAGCTATTGAGCTTTTTGAGAAGAAAAAAGAGATATACAAAATAGACATAATCAAACATCAGATACCTGAAGGAGAACCAATATCTGTATATACCCAGTGTGATTTTATCGACCTT comes from Persephonella sp. and encodes:
- a CDS encoding DUF2103 domain-containing protein; translation: MKYRKKGIKKEHHIIEDGEELLEDLVKKGLVKSIIPGRIKTTPKGQPGNPRLTFQYETNSGAKLLLKKGSTVQEVFVITDNVQALKEYIAEKYKNR
- a CDS encoding GGDEF domain-containing protein, whose protein sequence is MAKNPLEYKEDFQTNQERIFYLFTIVGVFSTVTFAIINIYFGNITIGIIEIVLSSLAVLNAIYFKKTKNFEIAATNILILVFLVLMALIKTGGFKNHGIFWIYTFPLLTFFLKNKKIALLWNLIFIFSVFILLLLSIKGFTKIAYDFYTIFEAMSAYLAVTFLAYFYADTLRKLMEKLIDKAIYDPLTGLFNREFVIQYLKKEIEKIKRGQENSLCVIYIDLDNFKQINDKYGHVVGDDVLKGIAKIFLKNFRKSDVIGRIGGDEFLIVITSCKKDFIEDRLKLLRKTVENQFKEYNLSFSYGIILIPDDTLNSEDAIRLADQRMYKNKMRTS
- the folP gene encoding dihydropteroate synthase; translation: MNSIPHIIPENQTIYKILIPDPFQEPIIVKNEDEFKDLITKLKKEGKNEIARQLTEKWVNLHKETFKINHKGKFLNLGHKTAIMGILNITPDSFSDGGVFYKNIDKAVEHVSQMLENGADIIDIGGESTRPGATPVPVEEEMERVIPVIKAIRKELGDNFLISIDTYKAEVAKAAINEGADIVNDISGMTFDPKMAETVAQLDCPVVINHTRGRPTEMQKDVYYDDVVLEIIEFLENQINYGISKGIRKDRFIIDPGIGFGKLVEHNIEIIKRLSEFKVLGLPILIGISRKSFIGVILKNLMGKDDVPPKDRINGSLGATAYAVLNGAHIVRTHDIKETAEFLTIIDTIRGYRLV
- the cdaA gene encoding diadenylate cyclase CdaA, which translates into the protein MFDSIQWLIGIIKSIRINDIIDILIVATIIYYLLKFIIGTRGWQILIGLFILLSIWLVAKILHLPTIEWIFDNLWSIGIFILIVVFQPEIRRGLAKLGERGLFRYSLISKKKAIDEIIRAATFLAERKIGALIVFERNIDLENYTEGCVKLNAEISLELLISIFIPQTPLHDGAVIIRDQEVVSARCFLPLTINPNIPKNIGTRHRAGIGISEETDAVALIVSEERGEISLAVDGKLFRDLDPLTLRKKLIEVLEIEKPDFIGKLKNKLFGKKKWKK
- a CDS encoding CdaR family protein, whose protein sequence is MEKIKEIILNNIHLKILSLLVAFLLWLNITSTQKTQIEFMTEIKVKNPPKHLIIQRIEPSKVSIQIEGIRSKLNQVNISHIEAYIDGRKLKKGKNIVKVQVSPLFTDSFTVISIKPEKVYVYTTSK